In a genomic window of Rhodovulum sp. P5:
- a CDS encoding FAD-dependent oxidoreductase: MATRVVVLGGGFGGMYAARALKRKLGNTAEVELINAENYFVFQPLLPEVGAGSITPGHAVSPLRFLLKGVMVRKALIDSVDFDRRLITVFQGIQRMPVEVPYDHLVIALGQGTDLSRMPGLEEHSLKMKTLEDARRLREHVIQQLEHASVTPLPETRRGALTFTVIGGGFSGVETVGEMKELIDRSLPYYPEIDPSEVRVLLLEFAPRILNEMPEGLAAYATDHLTRHGIDLRLKTGVASATARQLVTSDGEVIDTRTVVATIGNAPLPVVKRMGLPSEHGRVSVDRTLRVKGRDNIWALGDCALIPLKENATDRFDFAPPTAQFAVREAKLIAQNVNAAIRGKPVKTFAYESRGSLASLGAKRGVADVFGKEITGVPAWLLWRSYYLALLPGMGTRIKVLLNWVLDGLGARSVVQIKAYSKPPLRYVYYRAGDIIYRAGDRSDGFFTVVSGSVEMERPDDETGKMTTRIIGPGGHFGERLILGATRRKTTVRAAEDTKVLVMNRQEFMMLAEGFSAFRDYFKPYMEKRGATWPPDEGTGPR, translated from the coding sequence AGGTCGAACTGATCAACGCCGAGAACTACTTCGTCTTCCAGCCGCTATTGCCGGAGGTCGGGGCAGGGTCCATCACGCCGGGCCATGCGGTGTCGCCGCTGCGGTTTCTTCTCAAAGGCGTGATGGTGCGCAAGGCGCTGATCGACAGCGTGGATTTCGACCGCCGGCTGATCACGGTGTTTCAGGGCATTCAGCGCATGCCGGTGGAGGTGCCCTATGATCACCTTGTCATCGCGCTGGGGCAGGGGACGGACCTGTCGCGCATGCCGGGGCTGGAAGAGCATTCGCTGAAGATGAAGACGCTGGAGGATGCCCGGCGCCTGCGCGAACATGTGATCCAGCAGCTTGAACATGCCTCTGTCACACCCCTGCCGGAAACGCGCCGCGGCGCGCTGACCTTCACGGTGATCGGCGGCGGGTTCTCCGGCGTGGAAACCGTGGGCGAGATGAAGGAGCTGATCGACCGGTCGCTGCCCTATTACCCGGAGATCGATCCATCTGAGGTGCGCGTTCTGCTTCTGGAATTCGCGCCGCGCATTCTGAACGAGATGCCAGAGGGGCTGGCCGCCTATGCCACCGACCACCTGACCCGCCACGGTATCGACCTGCGGTTGAAAACCGGCGTGGCCAGCGCCACCGCCCGGCAGCTTGTTACCTCCGACGGGGAGGTGATCGATACCCGCACCGTCGTGGCCACCATCGGCAACGCCCCGCTGCCGGTCGTCAAACGCATGGGGCTGCCATCGGAACATGGCCGGGTTTCGGTCGACCGCACGCTGCGGGTGAAGGGGCGCGACAACATCTGGGCGCTGGGCGACTGTGCGCTGATCCCACTGAAGGAGAACGCCACGGACCGGTTCGACTTCGCCCCGCCGACCGCGCAATTCGCGGTACGGGAGGCCAAGCTGATCGCGCAGAACGTCAACGCCGCGATCCGGGGCAAGCCGGTGAAGACCTTCGCCTATGAATCGCGGGGTTCCCTCGCGTCGCTGGGGGCCAAACGGGGGGTGGCCGACGTGTTCGGCAAAGAGATCACCGGCGTTCCCGCGTGGCTGTTGTGGCGGTCCTATTACCTTGCGCTGTTGCCGGGTATGGGCACGCGGATCAAGGTGCTGCTCAACTGGGTGCTGGACGGGCTGGGCGCGCGCAGCGTGGTGCAGATCAAGGCCTATTCGAAGCCGCCGCTGCGCTACGTCTATTACCGGGCCGGCGACATCATCTATCGCGCGGGGGACCGGTCAGACGGGTTTTTCACCGTGGTCTCCGGCTCGGTCGAGATGGAGCGCCCGGACGACGAGACCGGCAAGATGACCACACGCATCATCGGCCCCGGTGGCCATTTCGGGGAGCGGCTGATCCTTGGGGCCACCCGCCGCAAGACGACAGTGCGCGCCGCGGAGGATACCAAGGTTCTGGTCATGAACCGTCAGGAATTCATGATGCTGGCCGAGGGTTTTTCCGCCTTTCGGGACTACTTCAAGCCCTACATGGAAAAACGCGGCGCCACATGGCCGCCCGACGAAGGGACAGGGCCGCGGTAG